A window from Fragaria vesca subsp. vesca linkage group LG5, FraVesHawaii_1.0, whole genome shotgun sequence encodes these proteins:
- the LOC101309351 gene encoding putative DNA-binding protein ESCAROLA-like: MAGLDLGYVHQLNRQDHLHQQLQRTQQQHQQQSHHDTEEDVNQGQYSGEDQGLDLSGGINAGPGDIVGRRPRGRPPGSKNKPKPPVIITRESANTLRAHILEVGNGCDVFDCVATYARRRQRGICILSGSGTVTNVSLRQPAAAGAVVTLHGRFEILSLSGSFLPPPAPPGATSLTIFLAGGQGQVVGGSVVGELTAAGPVIVIASSFTNVAYERLPLEEEEQLQIQPQAGSQGSGGSGGGGGGVGNNNPFPDPSSGLPFFNLPLNMQNVQLPIDGWAGNNNNSPGSRPPF; encoded by the coding sequence ATGGCTGGTTTGGATTTAGGCTACGTTCACCAGCTCAACAGGCAAGATCACTTGCACCAGCAGCTCCAGAGAACCCAGCAGCAACATCAGCAACAATCGCATCATGATACCGAAGAAGACGTCAACCAAGGCCAGTACTCCGGCGAAGACCAGGGCCTCGACCTCAGCGGCGGCATCAACGCCGGCCCCGGAGACATCGTGGGACGCAGGCCCCGCGGCCGCCCTCCCGGATCCAAAAACAAGCCCAAGCCGCCGGTCATCATAACAAGAGAAAGTGCAAACACTCTCCGAGCTCATATTCTCGAGGTCGGCAACGGCTGTGACGTCTTCGACTGCGTTGCCACGTACGCGCGGCGACGCCAGCGCGGGATCTGTATTCTCAGCGGCAGCGGCACCGTCACCAATGTCAGCTTGCGGCAGCCAGCAGCGGCAGGAGCTGTGGTTACCCTGCACGGAAGGTTTGAGATACTTTCCCTTTCTGGATCCTTTCTGCCTCCACCTGCCCCGCCCGGAGCGACAAGTTTGACTATATTCTTGGCCGGCGGGCAGGGCCAGGTGGTCGGAGGCAGCGTCGTGGGGGAGTTGACCGCAGCCGGACCAGTCATAGTGATTGCCTCGTCTTTTACTAATGTTGCTTACGAGAGGTTACCCTTGGAGGAAGAGGAGCAGCTGCAGATTCAGCCCCAGGCGGGATCTCAAGGTTCAGGAGGAAGCGGGGGAGGTGGCGGTGGTGTGGGAAACAACAACCCTTTTCCTGACCCATCTTCGGGGCTTCCGTTCTTCAATCTGCCGCTGAATATGCAAAATGTTCAGTTACCAATTGACGGGTGGGCCGGCAACAACAACAACTCTCCAGGAAGTCGTCCGCCATTTTAG